The nucleotide window AATCGAAGAAAAAATTGCATGCATTTTATTGAAGTTggaaaaatattgttcacaTTCCAAAGACAGTTATTGATGAAGTCCTTTCTGAACTTCACTACATATTAAGTACATCATCTTTGCCTGTCACTAGAGCTATTGTTTCTGATGTATTACAGAGCCATAAACTACAGGTTGAAGATTCAGTAGTTGGTGAACTTTCCACTGCTCTATGCAATTCTAGTCCATTGGCCACAGCTATTGCAAAGGATGGCCCTCTTGCTACAGCATATAAACGTACACAGTACTATACATCtcattttggtgttttagagCCGGTTGAGTACATACTAGATGCCCAGAGGAATAGGACATTTCAATATATCCCTCTGTTAAAGTCTTTGCAACATTTGCTCTCTCATAAAGGTGTCTTTGAACATATTGAAACGCAACAGCGGCTATTGGCTGTTCCCCAAGAGTACAGAACTGTAAGAGACGGTGAGTATTATAAACAGAATTCGTTTTTTTCTGATGAAGGTTTGAGAATCTCTGTAAATCTTTATGTTGATGATTTTGAGATTTGTAACCCTCTTGGGACATCTCGAAAGACACACAAACTTTGTGGTGTATATTGGGTTTTGGGTAATTTGCCACCAGGTTCCCATTCAACACTAAACTCAATCTATTTAGCTGTTCTATGCAAATCTGATGATGTTAAGACCTATGGCTATGGAAAAGTGTTGGAGCCTCTCTTGCAAGACTTAAGCATATTAGAACAGCACGGTGTATTTATAGCTCAGCTTGGTCAGTTTGTTAAAGGTTCTGTCCAGTGTGTTATAGCTGACAATCTTGGAGCCCATGGGCTCGGGGGatttgttgagagtttttcagCTGGGTCAGTATGCAGGTTTTGTACTGGAGTCAAATCAGATTTTCAGACTAAGGATGTCCAGTCAGGTGCTTTCCAACTGAGAACAAGAGACATCCATGATGTTCATGTCCAGTCTGCTCAGGAGAATGCAACTATTTGCTGTGGTGTAAAAAAGCAGTGTGTTTTAACAGAGCACCTTTCTCATTTTCATGTAACTACTGGTTATCCTCCTGACATTGTGCACGACCTTTTTGAAGGTGTTGTACCAGTTGAACTGGCTCGTTGTATGAGTTTGTTGATCTCCAAAAAATACTTCACTTTTGAAAGGCTCAACACATTGATTCAGACATTTCCGTACAAATGGGGGGACAGAACCACTGGACCTTAATAAGACTGCTTCCCTTTGTGATTGGGCACATTTTACCAGAAGGTGAACCAGCGTGGCAGCTAATTCTAGATCTTAAGGACATAGTTGAGTTGGTTGTGGCCCCTGTTCACACAGATGAGACCATTGCTTATCTTGAAGCCAAGATCTATGATCATAGACAGCGCTATCTTGAACTCTTTCCACATGTAAAGCTCATACCAAAACATCACTTTTTAGAGCACTATCCGCAAATGATTCGTTGCTTCGGGTCTCTAATTGCACTGTGGACAATGAGATTTGAGGCTAAACATAGCTTCTTCAAGCAGGTTGCTCGTCACACCAATTGCTTTAAGAACATACCTCGTTCACTAGCTACTAAACACCAGTTCATGCTTGCCTATCACACACATTCCTCCAGTGTCAAGAAGTCATCCTTGGAGGTCACACATGTCTCAATCCTGCCTGTTGATGTCCTTAATGAGGGAGTCGTGTCTACACTGAAACAAAGTTTCCCAGATGTGACTGAGGTTCATATGGCAAAAAATGTGTCTAGCTTGGGTATAGGTTACTGCGAGGGGATGATTATTGTACACGGATCTGCAGATGGACTGCCTAAATTCCATGAGATCATTAAACTTTGCATTGTTAAGGAGAAGTTGTGTTTTCTGGTAAAAGATGCATGTGCTTGGAACAGAGAGCATTATGGTGCTTTTGAGCTGTCTGCATCGCCTAATACAGAGGTTGCCGTTATTGAGCTTGCTGACTTGGTAGACCCCTATCCCCTTGCAGACTACATGGTTGGGAGTTTGCGCATGGTAATGTTGAAAAGATTCATCATTGTTAAAGGTGAGTATCATTTTTAAACCTAAATAGTGTGAGCTCTGGATAGCAGGCTCTGACAAAAACTGTAAAACCATTTGTATGTTCATCTTTGATATAATCCTAATGTGTTTCTTTCTTGTTATTCTTTCACCTTGTTTCTGCTCTAGATTAAAAGGTGTTCCATAATGGCAGGTCGGGCGCTTCTGCGCATCATCTTTGCCGACCAGTCTGACTCTAGAAAACTGACCCTGGATTCGGAATCCCAGCAACAGTTGGAGAACTGCACACATTTGTCAAGACATCTCTTCAATTGAAAGAGGACTTCCGTCTGCAATACATGGATGTTGACTTTAACGAGTTCATGAATCTTACATCAGTGTCTGAAATTCAGGATAAAAGCACACTGAAAGTAATTTACTCTCCTATATTGTCAAATATTGAGCCCTCCATCACTTTGTACACAGTTGACTCATTTGATAAGACCTCAATTACTGGAAGCTCAGAGCCTCTAATCCCTGCATCATCAATAGCCTCATGCTGCAGTGACGATATGGTGTATACGTCAACCCCGCATCCATCCCCTAAAGCTCAGGCCTCACAATTGTTATCCTGGCCCACAGTTTTTGTGGTTCCTAAGCTCACCTACGAGGCTGAATTTGAGCTTCATCTAAAGAATGCAGAGTTTGAGACAACTGGTACATACTTCCAGCCTGGCCTAAAGCTGAAAGGAGTCATTCTTGATGGCCTAGCCCAAGAAATGATCAAATTCATAAAATATCCGAAAGACTATCAGTGTGAAGAGGTAGCTGCAGCGTTGACGAGGGCCCACCCTTGTTTGGGGCAGCTAGGATCCAAGACAGGATTTGGGGGGTGGAAACAGTCTCTTAAGTACAAAATGCAAAACTATCGTACAAAGCTTGGCCGTCTTGGACATCCTGAAATCCTTGTGAACTCCTTAAAGCACAAGAAAACAGGCCAAGGCAAAGCTGCAGCAAACATAAAAAAACCAAGAAAAGCTGAAGTTAACTACATTCCTCTGCACCCAAAAGGCGAAACCACAGAAAGCTTGGAGAACGAGAGAATTGCCTTATTGTCAGAACTGAAGAAGCGTGACAATGAAGTGGTGATAAAAGCAAAAATGGAAAAAACCTTCTCCCACAGACGCCTTGAGATTGTGGAGCAAAGGCCTTTGATAGGGGACTTCAAATGCAGATGGCCTGCTCTGTTTCAGCAGAGTGAAGTaagtaaatatttgtatttgttgacAGTCTTTTATTATTGTCCTTTGTGATTCATGTCTACATCCTTGCATGGTTGTGATTCTAATAAACAAGTAACAATTGGTTGTATTGTGCCTGTTAATAATATTTTTAAGGTGAATGCAGAGTTTTTGAGGATCACAACATCACCACTTCAATCAAAGTTCATGTGGCAGCTGGACCACTTCTCAGACAAGCTCTTGAAGATCTTCAAGACCAAAGGAGGACTGAAGGGGCACAAAATCAAGGAAGCCCTTGCAATATCAGATTCGGTTAGTATAAATGCAGAGAACCTCGTTTttcactgtattgtttttgtccATGCTCGTATGAACACATTTAAGAAATTGTCTGCTTTTATAGTGTTTTTAAGGCAATAGCTTATTGTGGAAAGGTAGGGTTAAGGAGTCCTGCTTAGGGACACACACGATAGATACAGCCCTCTACTTTGTAGACTACCTGCTGTGTTGCACATGCATTGTGCTTAATTGTCTTTGATTTATCGCCCCTGCTAGTTTGAAAACATCCACATCAAGAGGGGGTGCATCCTGCGAAGCATCGCGATCTACCTCAACGAGGATCCAGACTCTTTTTTTAAGGAGTATCAGGTATGTTTATCACAATATGTTTTCAATGTAGTGGTTAACAGTGTTACCCACAATTATAACCACCATTACTTACATTTATAATAAGAAAATTATATGGCACACAACCCTATTCCTGTTTATATGTTATCACATATCATAAATACatgccaaaataaataaatctatacaTTAATATAGGAATGAATATATGTAAgaatgaataaatacaataataataataaatagatACAGAAGTAATTTAATCAGGCAAGTGTTTAAATAAATATAGGAAAAAGTGAATTAATACATTTATACAGCTATAAATACATCTATAAATTAACATAGGAATAAAAttgataaatacaaatgtgaattaaaacatgaatatatctggaaataaatacaaataataaattaatgctgaaataaatatttagatttatatataaatacatctataaatgaataaataaatatggacATGAATACATATGTAAGAACTTATAAATAAttgaataaatacataaataaaataataaataaatgctgaCATACAGAAATATATTAATCAATAGATTCATGTTTAAAAAGGTATGTGAATGCAGCAATTACTAAATTGTTAAAGGAATAATTACATAATCACATAAATCAAGGAAATAAATGATTAAAGAATAAATAATCAAATATATATCGAAATAAGTAGGTAAATGCATAA belongs to Pseudochaenichthys georgianus chromosome 14, fPseGeo1.2, whole genome shotgun sequence and includes:
- the LOC117458027 gene encoding uncharacterized protein; this translates as MEKTFSHRRLEIVEQRPLIGDFKCRWPALFQQSEVNAEFLRITTSPLQSKFMWQLDHFSDKLLKIFKTKGGLKGHKIKEALAISDSFENIHIKRGCILRSIAIYLNEDPDSFFKEYQASASEDAKRDMANRVMGIYTLQRDVDGQPEDVGIVIEGNIVMDNLGSVIVGFVMLLGLIYALDLSFPDNLKHTFEFMQKVVMNLDGHKLNGKIESLKIKLFD